A single genomic interval of Paenibacillus macerans harbors:
- a CDS encoding winged helix-turn-helix transcriptional regulator: protein MEKQTTRTYNIPAEATLEVIGGKWKLLILCHLNCGPGPMRTSELKKAIPEITQKMLIQQLRELEEDGIITRTVYNQVPPKVVYGMSELGLSLKSILDQLDEWGEQYIHQREWKSSCSG from the coding sequence ATGGAAAAGCAGACAACAAGGACGTATAACATCCCTGCGGAAGCGACGCTGGAGGTCATAGGCGGGAAGTGGAAGTTATTGATTTTATGCCATTTGAACTGCGGACCCGGTCCCATGAGAACGAGCGAATTAAAAAAGGCGATTCCCGAGATTACGCAAAAAATGTTAATTCAGCAGCTTCGGGAGTTGGAGGAAGACGGCATCATCACGAGAACGGTATATAATCAGGTGCCGCCGAAGGTGGTCTATGGAATGAGCGAACTTGGATTGTCGCTGAAATCCATATTGGACCAACTGGACGAGTGGGGCGAGCAATATATCCATCAGCGGGAATGGAAATCCTCCTGCTCCGGATGA
- a CDS encoding methyl-accepting chemotaxis protein, producing MMNKPAVTNELVFRAMEKNLAMIRFDIDRKVTYVNEVFADTMGYSIEDIMKMRHRDFCFDSFANSPVYEQFWTALLSGQSFQDKIERKNARGETVWLEATYMPIYDEQESEVIGVSKIATDITQRQFSLSMVVKELEAASQGLNQHAEAGIGRSRELLLSVDRIAEFSEDNTLTLEGLQEQAKSIQGIVQTIRDIASQTNLLALNAAIEAAHAGPYGRGFDVVAAEVRKLSGEVSESIVKVQNAISGITKEITEISDGIHRVQSSIEESQQQIRVTMEDFNNIAASAQKLDEQARNVAANI from the coding sequence ATGATGAACAAACCGGCGGTAACGAACGAATTGGTCTTCAGAGCGATGGAGAAGAACTTAGCCATGATCCGTTTCGATATCGATCGTAAAGTGACCTATGTAAACGAGGTATTTGCCGATACCATGGGATATTCAATTGAGGATATAATGAAAATGCGGCATCGGGACTTCTGCTTTGACTCATTTGCTAATTCACCGGTTTATGAGCAGTTCTGGACGGCGCTGCTGTCCGGGCAAAGCTTTCAGGATAAGATTGAACGGAAAAATGCCCGTGGTGAAACAGTGTGGCTGGAGGCCACTTATATGCCGATCTATGATGAACAGGAGTCCGAGGTCATCGGCGTCTCTAAAATTGCAACGGATATTACCCAACGCCAATTCAGCCTGTCCATGGTGGTTAAAGAATTGGAGGCGGCCTCTCAAGGCTTAAATCAGCATGCGGAAGCGGGAATCGGAAGGAGCCGGGAGCTGCTGCTCAGCGTGGACCGGATTGCCGAGTTTTCGGAGGATAACACCCTTACCCTTGAGGGGCTGCAGGAGCAAGCCAAGTCAATCCAGGGGATTGTGCAGACGATCCGCGATATTGCCTCTCAGACCAACCTGCTCGCCCTAAATGCAGCCATCGAGGCGGCCCATGCGGGGCCGTACGGCAGAGGGTTTGATGTGGTGGCCGCAGAGGTGCGCAAGCTGTCGGGCGAGGTGTCGGAATCCATCGTCAAGGTGCAAAACGCCATTAGCGGCATTACAAAGGAGATAACCGAGATATCGGACGGTATCCACCGCGTCCAATCTTCCATTGAGGAGAGTCAGCAACAGATACGAGTAACCATGGAAGACTTCAACAATATCGCCGCCTCCGCCCAAAAATTGGACGAGCAGGCACGGAACGTTGCGGCAAATATTTAA
- a CDS encoding polysaccharide deacetylase family protein produces MKPLRMLAACLLVVTLCQGCAQNQEKGNNRPEAKTQKISQARLTQQNQQPNRTPELQGGPEGRVRMPHPMSLADLHDKYPTYYVLNGPRSKRQVALTFDDAPDAVFTPQVLDALKQAGVKATFFVIGNRVEAHPDIMARIVREGHEVGNHSYSHPNLPKLTDPEFRSEVTRTDEIIRNYTGSVPALFRPPYGNTDENQILWLASKDKRIVGWNVDSLDWKGLNADQVSTNVLGHILPGAIILQHAAGGQGEDLSGTVAAIPRIVKSLKSDGVEFVTVEDLLNLNKNAKENIRAGSKQ; encoded by the coding sequence GTGAAACCGTTAAGAATGTTGGCTGCTTGTCTGCTTGTAGTGACCCTGTGCCAAGGATGTGCACAGAACCAGGAAAAAGGCAACAATCGTCCCGAGGCTAAAACCCAAAAGATATCACAGGCACGTTTGACGCAACAGAATCAACAGCCTAACCGCACGCCTGAACTCCAAGGCGGCCCGGAGGGCCGTGTCCGTATGCCTCACCCGATGTCGCTTGCCGATCTGCACGATAAGTATCCTACTTACTACGTGCTGAACGGGCCCCGGAGTAAACGGCAGGTTGCGCTTACATTCGATGATGCGCCGGATGCCGTATTCACGCCGCAAGTGTTGGATGCGCTAAAGCAGGCTGGGGTAAAGGCCACCTTTTTTGTCATCGGCAACCGAGTCGAGGCACATCCCGACATCATGGCCAGGATCGTTAGAGAAGGGCACGAGGTCGGAAACCATTCATACAGTCATCCGAATTTGCCGAAGCTTACCGATCCCGAGTTCCGGAGCGAGGTAACCCGGACGGACGAGATCATCCGCAATTACACTGGTTCCGTGCCTGCCCTATTTCGGCCGCCCTACGGCAATACGGATGAAAATCAGATTCTCTGGCTTGCGAGCAAAGATAAAAGGATTGTCGGATGGAACGTCGATTCACTTGACTGGAAAGGGCTTAATGCGGATCAGGTGAGTACCAATGTGCTTGGCCATATTCTGCCGGGCGCGATTATTCTGCAGCATGCCGCCGGTGGACAAGGCGAGGATTTGAGCGGTACTGTCGCTGCGATCCCCCGGATCGTAAAATCTCTGAAAAGCGATGGCGTTGAGTTCGTTACGGTTGAAGACCTGCTGAACCTGAACAAGAATGCGAAAGAAAATATTCGGGCCGGGTCAAAACAGTGA
- a CDS encoding dihydrofolate reductase family protein → MKTILWATLAANGNYAQSGPENPPTKEALADFAAQAKAAGNFIVGRRTFESIAGNGGGGGPFADLDIVVISNSIPNIPGVTVAGSPQEALDYLQQKGHQTALISGGANIHNSFLGQELVDEVIFNVAPVLEGKGLNLLIDKDHYRCKHVELLDCKPLGGGVVQLRYAINR, encoded by the coding sequence ATGAAAACTATTTTATGGGCAACGTTAGCCGCCAACGGCAATTATGCGCAATCAGGTCCCGAAAACCCGCCGACAAAAGAAGCGCTGGCCGACTTCGCGGCACAAGCCAAAGCTGCGGGAAATTTCATCGTTGGACGCCGCACTTTCGAAAGCATCGCCGGAAACGGTGGTGGCGGAGGTCCCTTTGCCGATCTCGATATCGTTGTCATTTCCAACAGCATCCCTAATATCCCGGGGGTCACGGTTGCAGGATCTCCGCAAGAAGCCTTGGACTACTTACAGCAAAAAGGCCATCAAACCGCGCTCATCAGCGGCGGTGCGAATATCCACAATTCGTTTCTCGGCCAAGAACTGGTAGACGAAGTGATTTTCAATGTGGCGCCTGTGTTGGAGGGTAAAGGATTGAATCTTTTAATCGACAAAGACCACTACCGCTGCAAACATGTGGAATTGCTGGACTGCAAGCCCCTCGGCGGCGGCGTGGTTCAACTGCGGTATGCAATTAATCGGTAA
- a CDS encoding S-layer homology domain-containing protein, with translation MNGYADGSFKPNATITRAEMVTMISRVMNLSVLSTGARASYSDVSSGHWAADAIEQASSAKLIQGISASSFAPDRKAARAEAVTLILRALESDSKIKAMIEGL, from the coding sequence GTGAACGGTTATGCGGACGGCAGCTTTAAGCCGAATGCAACCATTACCCGTGCCGAGATGGTGACGATGATTTCGCGTGTTATGAATCTTAGCGTGCTTTCCACAGGCGCGCGGGCCAGCTATAGCGATGTAAGCAGCGGACACTGGGCGGCGGATGCGATTGAACAGGCCTCGTCGGCCAAGCTGATTCAAGGGATATCCGCCTCTTCATTCGCACCTGACAGAAAGGCCGCCCGCGCCGAAGCCGTGACGCTCATTCTCCGCGCTTTGGAGAGCGACAGCAAAATCAAAGCGATGATCGAAGGCTTGTAA
- a CDS encoding NAD(P)H oxidoreductase, translated as MKILTVVSHPRVNSLTFAVADRFIQGLTDAGHETELLDLHRSGFNPVMWEADEPDWSSNRKIYSPEVEAEMERMKNHDALAFIFPIWWYNLPAMLKGYIDRVWNDGFAYGSNKLHHKRVLWLGLGGAPQEDFEKRKYDKMLSQLLNTAIAEYCGISNSKVEILYDTLDSRPEIFENLLMRAYHLGLYYDNDSKDVRPS; from the coding sequence ATGAAAATTTTGACCGTTGTGTCGCACCCAAGAGTGAATTCCCTAACCTTTGCCGTTGCGGACAGATTCATACAGGGGCTTACTGATGCGGGACATGAGACAGAACTGCTGGATCTGCACCGCAGCGGCTTCAATCCTGTTATGTGGGAAGCGGACGAACCGGATTGGTCATCGAATCGCAAGATCTATTCACCAGAGGTGGAAGCCGAGATGGAACGAATGAAAAATCACGACGCGCTCGCCTTTATTTTCCCGATATGGTGGTACAATCTGCCCGCTATGCTGAAAGGATACATCGACCGGGTATGGAACGATGGTTTTGCTTACGGCTCCAATAAATTGCATCATAAACGAGTGCTATGGCTCGGCCTGGGAGGAGCTCCGCAAGAAGACTTTGAGAAGAGAAAGTACGATAAAATGCTCTCTCAGCTTCTAAACACCGCAATTGCCGAATACTGCGGAATTTCTAACAGCAAGGTTGAGATCCTTTATGACACCCTGGATTCAAGGCCGGAAATTTTCGAAAATCTCCTGATGCGAGCTTATCATCTAGGGCTATATTATGACAACGATTCAAAGGACGTACGTCCATCCTAA
- a CDS encoding AraC family transcriptional regulator, with product MKKWNSAFASLVISYVSMVLVIVLLLCTVFYFYFSGKYKEELRDKSRMILENTAHTIETSVLQRAQQVYLELSLDKTADLRLFADASIPKHPAGAIDLQALLKSEVAAHSDIVQAVHLYDPKRNVMLSSLYGLKYNADQGDGAEFLADWMDGMRKHKQNSLWTPARWIPEDIFSNVPGGNGNNLLTYAHSYPFQSSGENSDLIIAIDVKESAVNGIIRNMMPSQYESTFILDRWGRMINGSDKDTSGLQSDFDFSIAKVTESGADAGSFLDKIGSIAYVVSYQTLPSTGWKMYSAMPSSFFYEKSLVVQKLTLGICLLALLLGTLLSGILAGVNYSPIKRLAMKIKDLTGHTPEPATNEYRMIDSAFTRLSDKVSSLEETLQATGPIIKRNVVMNILHNDFTRETLAKELPCLGISREFKHYCCLLLNSGGAIAALSSGDMQVVMQRMIARLEAVCPPESRIIAEELPDKKIAVILCAREASDALLEQFSRLVLSESKQQHLELQLSWGSWVRRMADVHISYNEARTLIKYAYFLPEVSILKDLRLLERENSLDEIPQSVLARFREKLHARQLHEIETAVKQLVTAMREGMYPADYCHFVLANIVFVYSDYLKSVRYTPPVQGHLDLYNQYIELRNIHDFRDWLVDSAAAFIHHTEKRNSERAVSTIESAKQYIERHLSEDLSLEAVSAKVFISPKYLSKLFKEELGVTYTDYVTGRRMERARALIENNNMTVEQIASTVGYGTAAYFIKRFKETYGCTPGNYLRNTVNQG from the coding sequence TTGAAAAAGTGGAACTCAGCATTTGCCAGCCTGGTTATTTCATATGTATCCATGGTGCTTGTCATCGTCCTATTGCTCTGCACTGTCTTCTATTTCTATTTCTCGGGCAAATATAAGGAGGAACTGCGCGACAAGAGTCGGATGATTCTTGAGAATACAGCCCATACGATTGAAACTTCGGTGCTTCAGAGGGCCCAGCAGGTCTATCTGGAACTATCGCTGGACAAAACCGCCGATCTTCGTTTATTCGCCGATGCTTCCATACCAAAGCATCCGGCCGGCGCGATCGACCTCCAGGCGCTGCTGAAGTCGGAGGTGGCCGCCCATTCGGATATCGTGCAAGCGGTACATCTGTACGATCCCAAGCGGAATGTCATGCTTTCATCGCTTTACGGGCTAAAATACAATGCCGATCAAGGGGACGGCGCCGAATTTTTGGCGGACTGGATGGACGGAATGCGCAAGCACAAGCAAAACAGCCTGTGGACCCCGGCAAGGTGGATCCCGGAAGATATTTTCTCCAACGTCCCGGGCGGCAACGGCAATAACTTGCTCACTTACGCGCACAGTTATCCCTTTCAGTCCTCCGGCGAGAACAGCGACCTGATCATCGCCATCGATGTGAAGGAAAGCGCGGTGAACGGGATTATCCGGAATATGATGCCTTCGCAATATGAGAGTACGTTTATTTTGGACCGGTGGGGACGCATGATCAACGGTTCGGACAAGGATACATCAGGTCTTCAGAGCGATTTCGACTTCAGCATCGCCAAGGTAACGGAGTCCGGGGCGGATGCCGGAAGCTTTCTCGACAAGATCGGCAGCATCGCCTATGTGGTTTCCTACCAAACCCTTCCGTCCACCGGCTGGAAAATGTACAGCGCCATGCCCTCCAGCTTCTTCTATGAAAAATCGCTGGTCGTGCAAAAGCTGACCCTTGGGATATGCCTGCTTGCCCTTCTGTTGGGCACTCTGCTATCCGGGATTTTGGCCGGAGTCAACTATAGCCCGATCAAACGGTTGGCCATGAAAATCAAGGATCTGACCGGCCATACGCCTGAACCTGCAACAAATGAGTATCGGATGATTGACTCCGCCTTCACCAGGCTTAGCGATAAAGTCAGCAGCCTGGAAGAGACCTTGCAGGCCACTGGCCCGATTATCAAGCGCAATGTTGTAATGAATATTCTGCACAACGATTTTACCCGCGAGACATTGGCGAAAGAGCTGCCATGCCTGGGCATCTCCCGGGAGTTCAAGCATTACTGCTGCCTGCTCCTCAATTCGGGGGGCGCCATTGCCGCATTAAGCTCCGGAGATATGCAGGTGGTCATGCAGCGGATGATCGCCCGGCTGGAGGCGGTTTGTCCGCCGGAGAGCCGGATCATTGCCGAAGAACTGCCGGATAAGAAGATTGCAGTGATCCTTTGCGCCCGTGAAGCGTCCGACGCTCTATTGGAGCAGTTCTCCCGTTTGGTGTTATCGGAGAGCAAGCAGCAGCATCTGGAACTTCAACTCTCGTGGGGCTCTTGGGTGCGGAGGATGGCCGATGTCCACATCAGCTATAACGAAGCCCGGACCTTGATAAAATACGCTTATTTCCTGCCGGAGGTTTCCATTTTGAAGGACCTGCGCCTCTTGGAACGGGAGAACAGCCTTGACGAAATTCCGCAATCGGTACTTGCAAGGTTCAGGGAAAAATTGCACGCGCGTCAGCTCCATGAGATCGAAACGGCGGTCAAGCAGCTTGTTACTGCTATGCGGGAAGGCATGTACCCCGCCGATTACTGCCACTTTGTTCTGGCGAATATCGTGTTCGTCTACTCCGATTATTTAAAAAGCGTCCGCTATACCCCACCTGTTCAAGGACATTTGGATCTGTACAATCAGTACATCGAGCTTCGCAATATCCATGACTTTCGGGATTGGCTGGTGGATTCGGCCGCCGCTTTCATCCATCACACGGAGAAGCGGAATAGCGAAAGAGCCGTCTCCACGATTGAATCGGCCAAGCAGTATATCGAACGCCATTTGTCCGAAGACCTGTCTCTGGAGGCGGTATCCGCCAAAGTGTTTATCAGTCCTAAGTATTTAAGCAAGCTCTTTAAAGAGGAGCTCGGCGTCACCTATACCGACTACGTCACCGGCCGGCGTATGGAACGGGCCAGGGCGCTGATCGAGAACAACAATATGACGGTCGAACAAATCGCGAGTACGGTCGGCTACGGGACGGCGGCCTATTTTATCAAGAGATTCAAGGAAACGTACGGCTGTACACCGGGAAACTATTTGCGAAATACGGTGAACCAGGGTTAG
- a CDS encoding phosphatase PAP2 family protein yields the protein MKTKLTTKLLSTAVGLAVISNSLMIGNPAVAASAASSTRLPAAPAWGHFVDSYKNNTSVNDAVYSNPAIGILSGYLNLWKPGSSWDNGTKLNSEVLDYNIQYVADIAAARTPEEEQAAYYDDRRNQTYGAADGLGSLSEVYRSMSGTYTTITDIPDDATSVKYNDGNGQNKGGDSNSQLGSMVDLIGKLRGNYASTTPAKNYFSYPRPYRWTDPSIIVPVLLPARSSTPETDGGFPSGHTNASYLAALSLAYAVPERFQELLTRASEMGNNRIVAGMHSPLDVMGGRVMATALAAATLNDPENAALKQAAYGQAHDILLKQSGTAEDRFSDYEKNKAEFTKRLTYGFSPIGSTTEPMVVPKGAEVLLETRLPYLSDEQRREVLATTGLPSGYPLLDDPEGWGRLNLFAAADGYGAFDSDVTVAMDAGKGGFHALDQWRNDISGTGKLTKEGTGTLKLLGNNTYSGGTRINAGTLEGGSATAFGSGDVVNAGGSVVESVYGKMTINGNFAQSAGGILELNLTGAGDVLEIKGKVQTGGKLRVKFANNYVPGSGTITLVAHDAGQRSGEFGQVEIGGLPSKYTAQVVYQNDRIALSIKNKSNGGNSNSGGNNSSGGGGVSGSTDSPAKPEQPVPGTQKPDAKPGQPAAAEPATAVSPFKADAVSREAVLKAVGDAVAATKNENKTFSDTSHHWGENSIAKAVKLRIVDGYKDGTFRPDGSVTRAEFTAMIVSAFGLTPSAAAAVFKDTGSHGLPVTSAHWRRRGS from the coding sequence ATGAAAACAAAGCTCACAACCAAGTTGTTGTCAACTGCTGTAGGGCTGGCGGTCATTTCCAATTCTTTGATGATTGGGAATCCGGCAGTGGCCGCATCCGCCGCGTCCTCCACCCGGCTGCCGGCAGCGCCGGCATGGGGGCACTTTGTGGATAGCTACAAAAACAACACTTCCGTGAATGATGCGGTCTATTCCAACCCGGCGATCGGAATACTCTCCGGATACCTGAACCTCTGGAAGCCCGGATCTTCCTGGGATAACGGAACCAAGCTGAATAGCGAGGTGCTGGACTACAACATTCAATACGTGGCCGATATTGCGGCTGCCCGTACGCCTGAAGAGGAACAAGCGGCCTATTACGATGACCGGAGGAACCAAACCTATGGGGCCGCCGATGGGCTGGGTTCTCTGTCTGAAGTGTACCGCTCCATGTCGGGAACGTACACCACGATTACCGATATCCCGGACGATGCGACTTCGGTAAAATATAACGACGGCAACGGTCAGAACAAAGGCGGCGATTCCAACTCCCAGTTGGGCAGCATGGTCGACTTGATCGGCAAGCTCCGGGGCAATTATGCTTCAACGACGCCGGCTAAAAATTATTTCAGCTACCCTCGCCCGTACCGTTGGACGGATCCTTCCATTATTGTGCCGGTCTTGCTTCCTGCCAGAAGCAGCACGCCCGAAACGGACGGCGGCTTCCCGAGCGGCCATACCAACGCATCGTATCTCGCCGCGTTGTCTCTGGCCTACGCTGTGCCTGAGCGGTTTCAGGAGCTGCTGACCCGGGCATCGGAGATGGGGAACAACCGGATTGTAGCCGGTATGCATTCCCCTTTGGATGTGATGGGCGGGCGCGTTATGGCAACGGCTTTGGCGGCGGCTACCCTCAATGACCCGGAGAATGCCGCGCTTAAACAGGCCGCTTATGGTCAGGCCCATGACATTTTGCTGAAGCAGAGCGGTACGGCCGAAGACCGGTTCAGCGATTATGAGAAGAATAAAGCGGAATTTACCAAGCGGTTGACCTATGGATTCTCGCCGATCGGTTCCACGACGGAGCCTATGGTTGTTCCTAAAGGCGCCGAGGTATTGCTGGAAACCCGGCTTCCGTATTTGAGTGATGAGCAGCGCCGTGAGGTTCTGGCTACGACTGGCCTTCCGTCCGGCTATCCGCTGCTGGACGATCCGGAAGGTTGGGGACGTTTGAATCTGTTTGCCGCTGCAGACGGATACGGCGCTTTTGACAGCGATGTAACAGTGGCGATGGATGCCGGCAAGGGCGGCTTCCATGCATTGGACCAGTGGCGGAACGACATTTCCGGTACGGGCAAGCTGACAAAGGAAGGAACCGGTACCTTAAAGCTGCTGGGCAATAACACGTATTCCGGCGGCACACGGATCAACGCCGGCACGCTTGAAGGCGGTTCGGCAACGGCTTTCGGCAGCGGGGATGTGGTGAATGCCGGCGGCTCCGTTGTGGAGAGCGTATATGGAAAAATGACCATTAACGGAAACTTTGCGCAATCTGCGGGCGGCATCCTTGAGCTTAATCTTACCGGCGCGGGTGACGTGCTTGAAATCAAAGGCAAGGTGCAAACAGGCGGGAAACTGCGCGTAAAATTCGCCAATAACTATGTGCCTGGTTCCGGAACCATCACTCTTGTAGCCCATGACGCCGGTCAGCGGAGCGGAGAGTTCGGCCAGGTTGAGATCGGCGGGTTGCCGAGCAAGTATACGGCTCAAGTGGTCTATCAAAACGATCGCATCGCCTTGTCTATTAAGAATAAGTCGAACGGCGGCAATTCAAATTCCGGCGGGAATAACTCTTCGGGCGGCGGGGGAGTCAGCGGCAGTACGGATTCTCCGGCCAAACCGGAACAGCCAGTGCCGGGCACGCAAAAGCCGGATGCTAAGCCGGGACAGCCAGCCGCAGCAGAGCCGGCTACCGCAGTGAGCCCGTTCAAAGCGGACGCGGTTAGCCGGGAAGCGGTTCTGAAGGCGGTCGGCGATGCGGTTGCCGCAACGAAAAACGAGAACAAGACGTTCAGCGATACGAGTCATCATTGGGGTGAAAACTCCATTGCAAAAGCCGTGAAGCTGCGGATTGTCGATGGATATAAGGACGGTACATTCCGTCCTGACGGATCAGTAACAAGAGCGGAATTTACCGCCATGATCGTCAGTGCTTTCGGGCTGACCCCAAGTGCAGCTGCGGCGGTATTCAAGGATACGGGCTCGCATGGGCTGCCGGTTACATCGGCGCATTGGCGGAGAAGGGGATCGTGA
- a CDS encoding MIP/aquaporin family protein — protein MNASFKKYAAEFIGTLVLVLFGCGSAATAGGELGNLGIALAFGLSIVAMAYVIGPISGCHINPAVSLAMLLKRKLTGTDFIGYVVAQIAGAIAGSAILYAILVSAGMPTTGLGQNGFGPGYGIGISALMAVIVEIVLTFVFIYTILGVTSTESNVNVTGLVVGLTLAFVHILGIALTGTSVNPARSLAPALLVGGTALSQVWVFLIAPLAGSVLAVAVYQWLNSSRRGKQA, from the coding sequence ATGAACGCTTCATTCAAAAAGTATGCGGCCGAATTCATTGGAACATTAGTGCTTGTTCTGTTCGGCTGCGGCAGTGCCGCTACGGCGGGAGGAGAACTCGGAAATTTGGGAATCGCCTTGGCATTCGGGCTGTCAATTGTGGCGATGGCCTACGTTATCGGTCCGATTTCGGGATGTCATATTAATCCGGCGGTTTCTCTCGCCATGCTTCTTAAACGTAAGCTAACCGGTACCGATTTCATCGGATACGTTGTGGCGCAAATCGCCGGTGCTATTGCAGGATCTGCCATTCTGTACGCCATCCTCGTCTCCGCGGGCATGCCAACAACAGGGCTTGGTCAAAATGGCTTCGGCCCCGGCTATGGGATCGGAATTTCAGCCCTGATGGCGGTCATTGTCGAAATCGTGTTAACCTTCGTTTTTATCTATACCATTCTGGGCGTGACCTCCACTGAGAGCAACGTGAACGTAACCGGCCTGGTCGTCGGACTCACGCTTGCTTTCGTACATATTTTAGGCATCGCCTTAACGGGAACGTCCGTCAATCCTGCAAGAAGCCTCGCGCCGGCGCTGCTGGTTGGCGGAACGGCTTTATCCCAAGTTTGGGTGTTTCTTATCGCACCGCTTGCCGGCTCGGTACTGGCCGTTGCCGTATATCAGTGGTTGAACAGCAGCCGCAGGGGGAAGCAAGCGTAA
- a CDS encoding extracellular solute-binding protein: MKKKELRRFTILFAVAVLGLGSGCGTPPGNLSAAVDIQEKKASVTPQYKISWTMHQNLPVPEDAEMVRYVEDKFHVDLDVWNLENNKYEALLDIQLAQGAIPDLFRIRQPQDLLKYQQQGLLAEIPEDKLIKYAPYIMKAIREHAPAYRDYGKIDGKYYAIPVVNPTNIYRIPVVYRKDWLDKLGLPMPETLSDFEKVIYAFANEDPDGNGIKDTYGLSLEGMNVVFGAFGQIVFADQIYFGRKDGNLVIGALEPEMKEALQYLRKWYLDGIIDPEFITGENKGGYKHLSHAFINGRIGMTSMGNYYHWIQDGDYSAWTYDGHSGGKETPVEAAYNAKELTAKNPQARIVFGQPFSGPDGKRGSKAYDMLMSFTAIGADAAKEPGKLETILQILDDVSANPDPERRCFVEIRG; encoded by the coding sequence ATGAAAAAGAAGGAATTACGGCGTTTCACCATCCTTTTCGCTGTGGCCGTGTTAGGTTTGGGCAGCGGCTGCGGCACACCGCCAGGCAACCTGTCTGCCGCCGTGGATATTCAGGAGAAAAAGGCTTCCGTCACCCCGCAGTACAAGATTTCCTGGACGATGCATCAAAACCTGCCGGTGCCGGAGGATGCGGAGATGGTGCGGTATGTGGAAGATAAATTTCACGTGGATCTGGACGTCTGGAATCTGGAAAACAATAAATATGAAGCGCTCCTGGACATCCAATTAGCGCAAGGCGCAATTCCCGATCTTTTCAGGATTCGGCAGCCGCAGGACCTGCTCAAATATCAACAGCAAGGCCTTCTGGCCGAAATTCCCGAAGACAAGCTGATCAAATATGCCCCCTATATCATGAAAGCCATCCGGGAACATGCGCCCGCCTACCGGGATTACGGAAAAATCGACGGGAAATATTACGCCATTCCTGTCGTCAATCCCACGAACATTTATCGCATCCCTGTAGTTTACAGGAAGGATTGGCTGGACAAGCTGGGCCTGCCTATGCCGGAGACGCTGTCCGACTTTGAAAAGGTCATCTATGCGTTCGCGAATGAGGATCCGGACGGCAACGGGATCAAGGATACCTACGGTTTGTCCCTCGAAGGGATGAATGTGGTGTTTGGCGCCTTCGGGCAGATCGTGTTCGCGGACCAGATCTACTTCGGGAGGAAAGACGGGAATCTGGTGATCGGCGCTTTGGAGCCGGAAATGAAGGAAGCCTTGCAGTACCTTCGCAAATGGTACCTTGACGGCATCATCGATCCGGAATTTATTACCGGGGAGAATAAAGGGGGCTATAAACATCTGTCCCATGCTTTCATTAATGGAAGAATCGGCATGACCTCAATGGGCAACTACTATCACTGGATTCAAGACGGCGATTATTCGGCATGGACTTACGACGGCCATTCGGGGGGCAAGGAGACTCCGGTAGAAGCCGCCTATAATGCGAAGGAATTAACCGCCAAAAATCCGCAGGCCCGGATTGTGTTTGGTCAACCCTTTAGCGGACCCGACGGCAAACGGGGTTCCAAAGCCTATGACATGCTGATGAGCTTCACCGCGATCGGCGCGGACGCCGCCAAAGAGCCGGGCAAGCTGGAGACGATCCTGCAGATTCTTGACGATGTCAGCGCCAATCCCGACCCGGAAAGAAGATGCTTCGTTGAAATACGGGGTTAA
- a CDS encoding winged helix-turn-helix transcriptional regulator has translation MMDQSCPGTVEPILEILDSKWMLLLLFELFNGTRRFGELRRKLQPISPKTLTDRLRLLEEKGIVTRTIFPGVPLHVEYELTSAGQGLQPIFAAMWTWTQEYGGYLKKGANEMNEEGEKASW, from the coding sequence ATGATGGATCAATCCTGTCCCGGCACTGTTGAACCTATCTTGGAGATTTTGGATAGCAAATGGATGCTTCTTCTTTTGTTCGAACTATTTAACGGGACCCGCCGGTTTGGGGAATTACGCCGCAAGTTGCAGCCGATTAGTCCGAAAACGTTGACAGATCGCTTGCGGCTGTTAGAGGAGAAGGGGATCGTCACGCGGACGATTTTCCCCGGTGTGCCGCTGCATGTCGAATACGAACTCACCTCGGCCGGGCAAGGTCTGCAGCCGATTTTTGCAGCTATGTGGACGTGGACTCAAGAGTATGGCGGATATCTAAAGAAAGGGGCGAACGAGATGAATGAAGAAGGAGAAAAGGCTAGCTGGTAA